The Herminiimonas arsenitoxidans sequence AGAGAATCCATTATGCGTATGTCAGAACCAAAGACAGCCAACATGACGCGCAAGAACCTGTCGCTGTTCGATTCGAAATTGATAGGCCCAGCCATCATCGATTCGTTCAAGAAACTGAATCCGCGCGCGCAGTGGCGTAGCCCTGTCATGTTTGTCGTTTATGTCGGTAGCATCATTACGACGCTGCTGTTTATCCAATCCATCACCGGCCAGGGCGAAGCCAGTCCAGGCTTTATTCTGGCAACATCGGTGTGGTTGTGGTTCACCGTCTTGTTTGCAAACTTTGCAGAATCGCTGGCTGAAGGACGCAGCAAGGCACAAGCGGCATCGCTGCGCGCCTTGAAACAAACCGCTCTTGCGAAAAAACTGGCGATACCTAAACACGGTACTTCCTGGTTGCCTGCTTCACCTTCCGATTTACGCAAAGGCGATACCGTCTTAGTGGAAGCCGGCGATGTGATTCCGGTAGATGGTGAAGTGATCGAAGGCGTAGCGTCAGTAGACGAGAGCGCCATTACGGGTGAATCGGCTCCTGTGATCCGCGAATCTGGTGGTGACTTTTCTGCTGTTACTGGTGGCACACGTGTGCTGTCCGATTGGCTGGTGGTGCGTATCTCCGTTAATCCGGGTGAAGCTTTTATCGACCGTATGATCGCCATGGTCGAAGGTGCCAAACGTCAAAAAACACCGAATGAAATCGCGCTGACGATTTTATTGGTGGCATTGAGCATCGTGTTCCTTATCGTGACGGTTACCTTGTTGCCCATGTCCTTGTTCTCGGTCGAAGCTGCCAAGGCTGGCACGCCGATCACCATTACAGTTCTGATCGCCTTGCTGGTCTGCCTGATTCCTACCACTATCGGCGGCCTGTTATCAGCCATCGGTGTGGCAGGCATGAGCCGCATGATGCAGGCGAATGTGATTGCAACATCTGGTCGTGCGGTAGAAGCAGCCGGCGACGTCGATGTGTTGTTGCTGGATAAAACCGGCACCATCACATTGGGTAATCGCCAGGCATCCGAATTTTATCCAGCGCCAGGCGTGACACAGATACAACTGGCTGATGTCGCGCAACTGGCATCACTGGCCGATGAAACGCCGGAAGGCCGTAGCATCGTGATTCTGGCCAAACAGAAATTCAATATCCGCGAACGCGATATCGCAGCCTTGCATGCCAGCTTTGTTCACTTCAGTGCGCAGACACGCATGAGTGGTGTCGATCTGGGCGATCGCGCGATCCGTAAAGGTTCGGTCGATGCGGTGAAAAAACACGTAGAAGCCTTGGGTCGCAGCTTCCCTGAAGAAGTGTCGCATCTGGTAGATGACATCTCGCGTCGTGGTAGTACACCTCTAGTGGTGATTGATGATGGTCGCGTCATGGGTGCGATTGAACTGAAGGACATCGTCAAGGGTGGCATCAAGGAACGTTTTGCGGAACTGCGTCGCATGGGTATCAAAACCGTGATGATCACCGGCGATAACAAGCTGACTGCGGCAGCGATTGCGGCAGAAGCTGGCGTGGACGACTTTCTGGCAGAGGCAACACCGGAAGATAAACTCAAACTGATACGCGATTACCAAGCGCAAGGCAGGTTGGTTGCGATGACCGGCGACGGTACCAACGATGCGCCAGCATTGGCGCAGGCTGACGTTGCGGTGGCGATGAATTCCGGTACGCAAGCGGCGAAAGAGGCCGGCAATATGGTTGATCTGGATTCCAATCCGACCAAATTGCTGGAGATCGTCGAAATTGGCAAGCAGATGTTGATGACACGCGGCTCTTTGACCACGTTCTCGATTGCCAATGACGTGGCCAAGTATTTCGCGATTATTCCGGCGGCTTTCGTGACAACGTATCCGCAATTGAAGGCGCTGGATGTAATGCAGTTGAGCAGCCCATCGTCGGCCATCATGTCTGCGGTCATCTTCAATGCCTTGATTATCGTAGTGCTGATTCCATTGGCATTGAAAGGTGTGAAGTACCGTGCAGTTGGTGCAGCTACGCTGTTACGTCGCAATATGCTGATTTATGGTCTGGGTGGGATTCTGGTCCCGTTTGTCGGGATCAAGCTGATCGATATGATTTTAAGCATCCTCAATCTGGTTTAAAAACAGTATGAAGCAGAGCACGGATTTCTCATGCTCTGCTTCACATTACTTAGGAAGCAATTGATATGAAATCCACTTTTCGTCCCGCATTGGTTTTATTCGCCATGCTGACACTTATCTGCGGTGTGCTGTATCCGTATGCAGTTACCGGCATAGGCAAGGTCGCTTTTTCCAGTCAGGCTGATGGCAGCTTGGTAACGCGTGATGGCCAAGTTGTTGGTTCTTCGCTGATCGGGCAGGCATTTACTTCGCCACAATATTTCTGGAGCCGTCCTTCGGCAACTGGTCCTATGCCAAATAATGCAAGTGCATCGGGTGGCTCGAATCTTGGCCCAACCAATCCAGCTTTGGCTGATGCAGTTAAAAGCCGTGTCGATGCCTTGAAAGCGGCTGATCCGACTAATACGGCAGCGATTCCAGTTGATCTGGTCACAGCATCAAGCAGTGGACTGGATCCAGACATCAGTATCGCCGCTGCCTATTACCAGATCGGCCGTATTGCACGTGAGCGCAAGATGGCCACGGAAGAAGTAAAAGCCTTGATCGACAAGAATAGCCAAACGCCGTACCTCGGTTTCTTTGGCGAACCGCGTGTGAATGTACTCGCTCTGAATCTGGCGCTGGATCAGCGGCACTAAGCCTGGGTCCTTAGTGTCAAACTAAGGCAATATGTATGTTCAGGTACGTCGATGGGCGTGCCTGGATGTGTCACAATCGATCTCCGTTAATCGGACTCTTTTACATGCCATCAAGCGAATACCAACGTCCCGATCCCGATGCCTTGCTGGCACACATGCAGGCGCAGGAGCGGCGCGCGTCCCGGGGCAAGCTTCGCATCTACTTCGGCGCCTCGGCCGGTGTCGGAAAAACCTACGCGATGTTGAATGCCGCCCGCAAGATGCAGGCGGAGCATCACGATGTCGTCGTCGGCCTGATAGAAACGCATGGCCGCAAGGAAACCGCTGCCTTGCTGGACGGGCTGGAAATCCTGCCGCGCAAGTCCGTCGATTACCGCGATAAAACCATTACAGAATTTGACATCGATGCAGCTCTGGCGCGCAAACCTGCGTTGATACTGGTCGATGAACTGGCGCACTCGAACGCTCCCGGCTCACGTCATCCCAAGCGTTGGCAAGATGTCGATGAGTTGCTGAGCGCTGGCATCGATGTATACACCGCAGTCAATGTGCAGCATCTGGAGAGCTTGAACGATGTCATCGGCGGCATCACCGGCATCCGCGTGGCGGAAACCTTGCCTGATACCGTATTCGATCAAGCGGATGAAATCGTGCTGGTTGATATTCCAGCCGATGATTTACTCACGCGTCTGAAAGAAGGCAAAGTCTATCAAGCGCAGCAAGCAGAGCGCGCCTCGCGTAACTTCTTCCGCAAAGGCAATTTGATCGCACTGCGCGAACTGGCTTTGCGCCGTACTGCTGATCGTGTCGAAGATGACGTGCAAGCGTACAGAATAGAAAAATCCATCAACGCGATATGGAAGACAGATTCCGATCTGTTGGCCTGCATCGGGCCGCGTGGTGCCGAGCATGTGATCCGCAGCACGGCGCAATTGGCAAGCCAGTTGAATGCGAAATGGCATGCCGTTTATGTGGAAACACCGCAGTTGCAACGCCTGTCGCCCGCACGACGCGAAGGCATACTGAAAACTTTAAAGTTGGCGCAGGACTTGGGTGCAACTACAGCCGTCTTGCCCGGCAACGATATCGCGCAAGAAATCGTCAATTACGCGCGCAGCCATAATTTCTCCCGCATCATCCTCGGACGCAATCATTCCAATTTACCGTGGCGTGCGCCGCATTCCAAGCGAATAGCCGCTTATGCGCCGGATATCGACCTGATCGAAACCGGCGAGCGCAATGGCAAAGAAGCATCCGTAGCACAGACATCGCGCGATGGCGATAGAGCGATACAAGAAGACGAAGTTGTCGCGCCAGGGAAGTCGAAGTATTTGCCTTACGTCTGGACGGTAGCAGCCTGTATTTTTACGGCGGTGGTGACTACGCCGATGATGCCGCATTTCGATTTGGCGAATATCGTGATGCTGTTCCTGTTGATGGAAGTGCTGATCGCGATACGCTTTGGCCGTGGTCCTGCGGTTTTGGCTGCCTTCCTCAGCGTTGCGGTATTCG is a genomic window containing:
- the kdpD gene encoding two-component system sensor histidine kinase KdpD, giving the protein MPSSEYQRPDPDALLAHMQAQERRASRGKLRIYFGASAGVGKTYAMLNAARKMQAEHHDVVVGLIETHGRKETAALLDGLEILPRKSVDYRDKTITEFDIDAALARKPALILVDELAHSNAPGSRHPKRWQDVDELLSAGIDVYTAVNVQHLESLNDVIGGITGIRVAETLPDTVFDQADEIVLVDIPADDLLTRLKEGKVYQAQQAERASRNFFRKGNLIALRELALRRTADRVEDDVQAYRIEKSINAIWKTDSDLLACIGPRGAEHVIRSTAQLASQLNAKWHAVYVETPQLQRLSPARREGILKTLKLAQDLGATTAVLPGNDIAQEIVNYARSHNFSRIILGRNHSNLPWRAPHSKRIAAYAPDIDLIETGERNGKEASVAQTSRDGDRAIQEDEVVAPGKSKYLPYVWTVAACIFTAVVTTPMMPHFDLANIVMLFLLMEVLIAIRFGRGPAVLAAFLSVAVFDFFFVTPRFSFAISDVQYLVTFSVLLVVGLIVGQLTSGLRFQAKIASHREGRARALYEFARELSGALQAEQVFETTQSFIQRTFRAKAILLLPDDVARLQTPRHGDVDKNDELDIGIAQWAFDRATPAGMGTDTLPGSSYFYLPLVAPMRTRGVLAIKPENRRWILIPEQRQQLDTFAALAAIALERVHYIEVAQDALLKMESERLRNSLLAAISHDLRTPLTALVGLSESLTMSKPPLAATQKELADALHEEALRMGNLVSNLLDMARIQSGEVKLNLQWLQFEEVVGSALRASQSVLTKHEVQTKLARDLPLVLFDAVLIERVLCNLVENASKYTPPGSRIVIAAEVGGQYLDVAVYDNGPGLPAGQEESIFEKFTRGERESATPGVGLGLAICRAIIEAHHGAIRAGRSPEGGASIIFTLPLGTPPAMPDMDESEMNIQDPTP
- the kdpC gene encoding potassium-transporting ATPase subunit KdpC, with translation MKSTFRPALVLFAMLTLICGVLYPYAVTGIGKVAFSSQADGSLVTRDGQVVGSSLIGQAFTSPQYFWSRPSATGPMPNNASASGGSNLGPTNPALADAVKSRVDALKAADPTNTAAIPVDLVTASSSGLDPDISIAAAYYQIGRIARERKMATEEVKALIDKNSQTPYLGFFGEPRVNVLALNLALDQRH
- the kdpB gene encoding potassium-transporting ATPase subunit KdpB, giving the protein MRMSEPKTANMTRKNLSLFDSKLIGPAIIDSFKKLNPRAQWRSPVMFVVYVGSIITTLLFIQSITGQGEASPGFILATSVWLWFTVLFANFAESLAEGRSKAQAASLRALKQTALAKKLAIPKHGTSWLPASPSDLRKGDTVLVEAGDVIPVDGEVIEGVASVDESAITGESAPVIRESGGDFSAVTGGTRVLSDWLVVRISVNPGEAFIDRMIAMVEGAKRQKTPNEIALTILLVALSIVFLIVTVTLLPMSLFSVEAAKAGTPITITVLIALLVCLIPTTIGGLLSAIGVAGMSRMMQANVIATSGRAVEAAGDVDVLLLDKTGTITLGNRQASEFYPAPGVTQIQLADVAQLASLADETPEGRSIVILAKQKFNIRERDIAALHASFVHFSAQTRMSGVDLGDRAIRKGSVDAVKKHVEALGRSFPEEVSHLVDDISRRGSTPLVVIDDGRVMGAIELKDIVKGGIKERFAELRRMGIKTVMITGDNKLTAAAIAAEAGVDDFLAEATPEDKLKLIRDYQAQGRLVAMTGDGTNDAPALAQADVAVAMNSGTQAAKEAGNMVDLDSNPTKLLEIVEIGKQMLMTRGSLTTFSIANDVAKYFAIIPAAFVTTYPQLKALDVMQLSSPSSAIMSAVIFNALIIVVLIPLALKGVKYRAVGAATLLRRNMLIYGLGGILVPFVGIKLIDMILSILNLV